From a region of the Paenibacillus sp. FSL R10-2734 genome:
- the thiD gene encoding bifunctional hydroxymethylpyrimidine kinase/phosphomethylpyrimidine kinase has product MTKIIKTLTIAGSDSSGGAGIQADLKTFEEYGTYGFSALTTIVTMDPDNGWHHNVYPIDASIVAEQLKTIFAGGPVNAMKTGMLGSVEIVRVAEQAIKENLQTNVVIDPVMVCKGEDEVLNPESADAIRDLLLPLATVVTPNLFEAGVLSGLGKLSTLEDMKEAARLIHKLGARNVVVKGGKALGGDQAIDVFFDGSEFTVFQTAKIEPAHNHGAGCTFAAAITGGLANGLSVHEAVAKAKDFVSAAIRNGFAFNEYVGPVFHGGYRLER; this is encoded by the coding sequence ATGACAAAAATCATTAAAACACTTACTATTGCAGGCAGCGACTCCAGTGGTGGTGCAGGGATCCAAGCAGATTTAAAAACATTTGAAGAATATGGAACCTACGGCTTCAGTGCCTTAACCACTATCGTTACTATGGACCCTGACAATGGATGGCACCATAATGTGTATCCTATTGATGCATCTATTGTTGCTGAGCAATTAAAGACTATTTTCGCAGGCGGTCCGGTAAATGCTATGAAGACGGGTATGCTGGGAAGTGTTGAAATTGTGCGTGTTGCTGAGCAAGCCATTAAAGAAAATCTACAGACAAATGTAGTAATTGATCCGGTCATGGTGTGCAAAGGCGAAGATGAAGTCTTGAACCCTGAGAGCGCGGATGCTATTCGCGATTTACTGCTGCCTCTAGCCACTGTGGTTACACCAAATCTGTTCGAAGCTGGCGTTCTTTCGGGTCTTGGCAAACTTTCTACCCTAGAGGATATGAAAGAAGCTGCTCGTCTGATTCATAAGCTCGGTGCACGTAATGTCGTAGTTAAAGGCGGCAAAGCACTCGGCGGTGATCAAGCAATTGATGTCTTCTTCGACGGTTCTGAGTTCACTGTATTTCAAACAGCCAAAATCGAGCCCGCTCACAATCACGGAGCTGGATGCACCTTTGCCGCAGCAATTACAGGCGGTTTAGCTAATGGATTATCCGTCCATGAAGCTGTAGCAAAAGCAAAAGATTTTGTCTCCGCAGCCATTCGCAATGGATTTGCGTTTAATGAATATGTGGGTCCTGTATTTCATGGTGGCTACCGTTTAGAGCGTTAG
- a CDS encoding glycosyltransferase family 2 protein, producing the protein MVTISLCMIVRNEEKSLHRCLSSVASLVDEINIVDTGSTDKTKEIAKSFGAVIYDFEWIENFSAARNFAFSKATQEYILWLDADDFIKEADQILFKKLKEILPGHIHSVNMQYNLAFDEAGNVTASLRRNRLVRRSCNFQWIGPVHEYLEVSGPSFSSDVCITHEKDKEYTDRNLRIYQKRVAEGELFSPRDQYYFANELRDHALNEEACKYYEMFLAGGQGWIEDNFQACLKLAECRERQGDKEGAFEALCRTLQYDKPRSEFCCRLGALLLEKGQLHPATYWYELAIQLPRDNDSMGMKNGIFYTWLPHLQLALCYDRLGQHELANHHNETALSFYPSHPSMLYNRTYFKNLLGDKFVAL; encoded by the coding sequence ATGGTTACGATTAGTTTATGTATGATTGTACGAAATGAAGAAAAAAGCTTGCATAGATGTTTGTCTAGCGTTGCAAGTCTTGTAGATGAAATTAATATCGTGGATACAGGCTCGACGGATAAAACAAAAGAAATCGCAAAGTCCTTCGGAGCTGTGATTTATGATTTTGAATGGATCGAGAACTTTAGCGCCGCACGTAATTTTGCCTTTAGTAAAGCTACACAGGAGTATATTTTGTGGCTTGATGCGGATGACTTTATAAAGGAAGCGGATCAGATTCTGTTTAAAAAGCTAAAAGAAATTCTGCCAGGACATATACACAGTGTGAACATGCAATATAATCTGGCGTTTGATGAGGCGGGAAATGTCACAGCTAGCTTACGTCGGAACCGGCTTGTTCGTCGGAGCTGTAATTTTCAATGGATAGGACCTGTGCATGAGTACTTAGAGGTAAGTGGTCCTTCCTTCAGTAGTGATGTTTGTATTACACATGAGAAAGATAAGGAATATACGGACCGTAATTTGCGGATTTACCAAAAAAGAGTGGCAGAGGGTGAATTGTTCTCCCCGAGAGATCAGTATTATTTTGCAAATGAGTTACGGGATCATGCTTTGAATGAAGAGGCTTGTAAATACTACGAGATGTTTTTGGCGGGCGGGCAGGGCTGGATAGAAGATAATTTTCAAGCATGTTTAAAGCTTGCCGAATGCCGGGAACGGCAGGGGGATAAAGAAGGTGCATTTGAAGCGTTATGCAGAACCTTACAATACGATAAACCACGTTCTGAGTTCTGCTGCCGACTGGGGGCTCTTCTTTTGGAAAAAGGCCAATTGCATCCTGCGACATATTGGTATGAGCTCGCCATTCAGCTACCTCGAGATAACGATTCGATGGGGATGAAGAATGGGATCTTTTACACCTGGCTGCCGCATCTCCAATTGGCACTCTGTTATGATCGCCTCGGTCAACACGAGTTAGCGAATCATCATAATGAAACGGCGCTGAGCTTTTATCCATCCCATCCGAGCATGTTATATAATCGCACTTATTTTAAAAACTTACTTGGCGATAAATTTGTAGCGCTTTAG
- a CDS encoding histidine kinase, which translates to MTKRTAVKKTYPIRHYIKVMIAVSFVVFILDLAISIASISIVKQQTNRNLQDTASIYINRIDHDFAYINHYMGWTLANDESLLTMNTYGVKSKEFLKSNENLHKRFTELQKNYGQEYNFFYYLKNESYFLNCAPLSVSYTDYRDLKKQIITFIDDKQMYEKYYSKWTPILVNGNHYVINIVPYYNRYLIGLISADNLIRPLREINLGANGYASLIDENQNTLSSPISNNGKLLQENGGLLDRLQSSTTIISEFSDMTFSTKMVIKFGIFENIMIAQLLIMLLFFIVISALCLVMLFFKKRVLSPIQSFSENLAFINEEGQPADFKSSEIIELEQANTQFKSLVEQIKTFKITMYEQELEKQSIQLDYMKLQIKPHFFLNCLTSIYSMAQIQMYEEIENMAMSTSKYFRYLFQNGENFVRLKDEIEHVRTYLEIQKQRYQDAFIYYIEQEDQASSVEIPPLVLQTFIENSIKYAISRDHQVVIRLTVQRLRMEQEEMLVIQLTDTGPGFPPQVLEKLNHGEPLDQSKGTQIGIMNTLKRLEYLYLKRARVSFSNLEGGGASVILFLPKPPNESTEMERKL; encoded by the coding sequence ATGACAAAAAGAACAGCAGTAAAGAAAACCTACCCTATTCGTCATTATATAAAAGTCATGATTGCAGTCTCATTTGTGGTTTTTATTCTAGACTTAGCCATCAGCATCGCTTCCATTTCTATTGTTAAGCAGCAGACCAATAGAAATTTACAGGATACTGCCTCTATCTATATCAATCGTATTGATCATGATTTTGCTTACATTAATCACTATATGGGCTGGACGCTTGCGAACGACGAAAGCTTGCTTACAATGAATACTTACGGTGTCAAAAGTAAGGAATTCTTAAAATCGAATGAAAATCTGCATAAGCGTTTTACTGAACTGCAAAAAAACTATGGCCAGGAATATAACTTCTTCTACTATTTAAAAAACGAGTCCTATTTTCTGAATTGTGCGCCACTCAGCGTATCCTATACGGATTACCGGGATCTAAAAAAGCAGATCATTACTTTTATTGATGACAAACAGATGTACGAAAAATATTATTCCAAGTGGACTCCTATCCTTGTAAACGGCAATCATTATGTAATTAATATTGTTCCATACTATAACCGCTACTTAATCGGATTGATCTCTGCAGATAACCTGATCCGCCCCCTGCGGGAAATTAATCTTGGGGCAAACGGCTATGCTTCACTCATAGATGAGAATCAAAATACTTTATCCAGCCCCATATCCAACAACGGAAAGTTGTTACAGGAAAATGGCGGGCTCTTGGATCGGTTACAATCCAGTACAACGATCATCAGTGAGTTCTCAGACATGACGTTCAGCACCAAGATGGTTATTAAGTTTGGAATATTTGAAAACATCATGATAGCTCAGCTGCTTATTATGTTGTTGTTCTTCATAGTGATTTCTGCTTTATGCCTGGTTATGCTGTTTTTTAAGAAAAGGGTGTTAAGCCCCATTCAAAGCTTCTCCGAAAACCTCGCTTTCATTAATGAGGAGGGGCAGCCGGCAGACTTCAAAAGCAGTGAGATTATTGAGCTGGAACAGGCGAACACACAATTCAAAAGTCTTGTTGAACAAATCAAAACGTTTAAAATCACTATGTATGAACAGGAACTGGAGAAACAGAGCATACAGCTAGACTATATGAAACTTCAGATTAAGCCGCACTTTTTCTTGAACTGCCTAACTAGTATCTATAGCATGGCTCAAATTCAAATGTATGAAGAAATCGAGAATATGGCGATGTCTACATCTAAATATTTCCGTTATCTTTTTCAAAATGGTGAGAATTTTGTCCGACTGAAGGACGAAATCGAGCATGTCCGAACCTATCTGGAAATTCAAAAGCAACGTTATCAGGATGCGTTTATTTACTATATTGAACAAGAGGATCAGGCAAGTAGTGTGGAAATCCCACCGTTAGTGCTGCAAACCTTCATCGAAAATTCAATTAAATATGCTATCTCACGAGACCATCAAGTAGTGATCAGGCTTACAGTACAACGATTACGAATGGAACAGGAAGAAATGCTCGTTATCCAGCTCACCGACACCGGTCCTGGTTTTCCACCACAAGTGTTAGAGAAACTTAACCATGGAGAGCCCTTGGATCAAAGCAAAGGTACGCAAATTGGCATTATGAATACCCTTAAAAGGCTCGAATACCTCTATCTTAAAAGAGCTAGAGTTAGCTTCTCCAATTTGGAGGGAGGCGGCGCAAGTGTCATCTTATTTCTTCCGAAACCACCTAATGAATCAACAGAAATGGAGAGAAAACTATGA
- a CDS encoding helix-turn-helix domain-containing protein, producing MNVLLVDDDFYVIAALQKRIDWDSLNIETVYTANNVAQAREIIEKHSIQILISDIEMPQGSGLELLAWIREGNYSIQTILLTNYADFNYAQKAIELQSFEYFLKPIEFDKLMLIIQKAVTQAKEQQSNKIAIQEGYFWQKNQAKILEHFWRKMVSSSTSFPIKPADITHDIEEQNLSYQMNDILQPIIFNLFPYNGSMGKEEKDLFDFALLNVLYELFQNLCFTIESILEYKDYNWIAILKWNQAPDTPLLEEICSSFIQKANPYLKCNVCCNIGLYDKLNNVGNVLKQSLTMDEENTRCRNQTFLVETYLHQNKTIYTPPDLAYLEELLNQNKFTIFLEEVTQYLKVMLNNRALETSVLSLYRIDIVQLVYSFLNLKGIRSHKLYSGKTNDKLFMHSLDSIEDMEEYLEYLVTIAMKYRDFAAQPQSVAEEIKQYIHANYGDDLTRNDLAEIVYLNPDYLARIFKRETGVSLGSYIIQVRISAAKHLLETTNMSVYTVANKVGYNNYSYFSKLFKQEVGLPPNEYKKEQHYNPAY from the coding sequence ATGAATGTATTGCTTGTAGATGATGACTTTTATGTTATAGCCGCATTGCAAAAGAGAATAGATTGGGATTCACTAAACATCGAAACGGTTTATACCGCTAATAATGTTGCCCAAGCACGTGAAATTATAGAAAAGCATTCGATTCAGATTCTGATTTCAGATATTGAAATGCCTCAGGGTAGCGGACTCGAACTACTGGCGTGGATTCGGGAGGGGAATTATAGTATTCAGACGATTCTTCTTACCAATTACGCGGATTTTAATTATGCGCAGAAAGCGATTGAATTGCAAAGCTTTGAATATTTTCTTAAACCCATTGAATTTGATAAGTTGATGCTTATAATCCAGAAGGCTGTTACACAGGCAAAGGAGCAACAAAGTAACAAAATAGCCATACAGGAAGGCTACTTTTGGCAAAAGAATCAGGCGAAAATTCTCGAGCATTTTTGGCGCAAAATGGTTAGTAGCAGTACATCATTCCCGATTAAACCTGCAGACATCACTCATGACATTGAAGAACAAAATCTGTCCTATCAAATGAACGATATATTGCAGCCTATAATATTCAACTTATTTCCTTACAATGGCAGTATGGGAAAAGAAGAAAAGGATCTTTTCGACTTTGCCCTGCTGAATGTACTATATGAATTATTTCAGAATCTTTGCTTTACCATCGAAAGCATTCTGGAATACAAAGATTATAACTGGATCGCCATATTAAAATGGAATCAAGCACCCGATACGCCATTGCTTGAAGAAATATGCTCTTCCTTTATTCAAAAGGCGAATCCTTATTTAAAATGTAACGTCTGCTGCAATATCGGTTTATACGATAAACTGAATAATGTGGGGAATGTTCTAAAACAATCTCTAACTATGGATGAAGAAAATACGAGATGCAGAAATCAGACCTTTTTGGTGGAAACCTATCTTCATCAAAATAAAACAATCTACACTCCGCCAGATCTTGCCTATCTGGAAGAACTGCTGAACCAGAATAAATTCACTATTTTTCTTGAAGAGGTTACGCAATATTTAAAGGTTATGCTTAACAACAGGGCACTTGAGACTTCTGTGCTTAGCTTGTACCGCATAGATATTGTTCAGCTTGTTTATTCATTTCTCAACCTGAAGGGGATACGGTCACACAAATTATATTCAGGAAAAACAAATGATAAGTTATTCATGCACTCTTTGGATTCGATCGAGGATATGGAGGAATATCTAGAATATCTAGTCACTATAGCCATGAAATACCGTGACTTTGCCGCACAACCACAATCCGTCGCAGAAGAAATCAAACAATACATTCATGCCAATTACGGCGATGACTTGACACGAAATGATTTGGCCGAAATTGTTTATCTCAATCCTGATTATTTGGCGAGAATATTTAAACGAGAGACTGGTGTTTCGTTAGGTAGCTATATCATCCAAGTCCGAATCTCAGCTGCGAAACATCTATTGGAAACAACGAACATGTCTGTGTATACCGTTGCGAATAAAGTTGGATACAACAACTACTCCTATTTCTCCAAGCTTTTCAAACAAGAGGTAGGCCTTCCTCCTAACGAATATAAAAAAGAACAACATTATAATCCTGCTTATTAA
- a CDS encoding extracellular solute-binding protein, translating into MGQHSKKMTTKKLSVSLLAAAMVFGIAGCGGNNTNNAATSETSSYNKEGLPIVNEPVTLKVLTVRWGSMGDTFTQNQWLKDLEKNTNVKIDWQVMSSNDWAEQKSIMLASGTLPDVIIGNQTFGDSDIVNNLSFFLPLDDYIDQNMPNLKAALEENPEMKKISTFPDGKIYSLPTRLPSRPKSSRQPVINKVWLDKLGLKVPTTTDELYTVFKAFKEQDPNGNGKQDEIPYIEVGNDIISPFGIADLNNNNMIVKDGKAVYYPVSEEFKEGLKWENKLYSEGLLDKEMFTQDDTMRSAKFQNPDAPIVGFSYQWTPDSVFGKWSDQYETIPPLAGPDGKRYTVGNPIGMNLNRNELLITTSSKYPEVAARWADQFYTNEASIQNFWGAIGTVIKKNADSTYTLMDPPAGTSADAWYWDQSLRDFGPKYVSPSFEEKIVLNPESGDGLKLQLDKLGSEYVSEPFPNVMYTSEEFEELPTLTTDIDSYVNTMRAQFISKGGIDEGWAAYVKQLNKMGLEKLIKIRTDAYNRYMSVK; encoded by the coding sequence ATGGGTCAACACAGTAAGAAAATGACTACAAAGAAATTGTCTGTAAGTCTTCTGGCGGCTGCAATGGTATTTGGAATTGCGGGCTGCGGTGGAAACAATACGAATAATGCCGCAACGAGCGAAACTAGCAGTTATAACAAAGAAGGTTTGCCGATTGTTAATGAGCCTGTGACATTGAAGGTACTAACCGTCCGTTGGGGAAGTATGGGTGACACCTTTACCCAGAATCAGTGGTTGAAGGATCTGGAAAAGAATACGAATGTCAAAATTGACTGGCAAGTGATGTCTTCCAATGACTGGGCTGAACAGAAGTCTATTATGCTGGCAAGCGGCACACTTCCCGATGTCATCATAGGAAACCAGACTTTTGGAGATTCCGATATCGTTAATAATCTAAGCTTTTTCCTCCCTTTAGATGATTATATTGATCAGAATATGCCTAATCTTAAAGCAGCTTTGGAAGAAAATCCTGAAATGAAAAAAATCAGCACTTTTCCTGACGGGAAAATCTACTCTCTGCCAACAAGACTTCCATCGCGTCCAAAGAGCTCGCGTCAGCCTGTGATTAACAAAGTCTGGTTGGATAAATTAGGTTTGAAGGTTCCTACAACGACTGATGAGCTTTACACCGTATTTAAAGCTTTCAAAGAACAAGATCCGAATGGAAACGGAAAGCAAGATGAAATTCCTTATATTGAAGTAGGTAATGATATAATCAGTCCTTTTGGCATTGCTGACTTGAATAACAATAATATGATCGTCAAGGATGGGAAAGCGGTTTACTATCCTGTTTCAGAGGAATTCAAAGAAGGTCTCAAATGGGAAAATAAATTGTACTCAGAAGGCTTGCTTGACAAGGAAATGTTCACTCAAGATGACACAATGAGATCGGCTAAATTCCAAAATCCGGATGCTCCGATTGTGGGCTTCTCGTATCAGTGGACCCCGGACTCTGTGTTTGGTAAATGGAGTGATCAATATGAGACTATTCCTCCGCTTGCCGGACCAGATGGTAAGCGTTATACCGTAGGAAATCCGATTGGTATGAATCTAAATCGCAACGAACTGCTGATCACCACTTCCAGCAAATATCCTGAGGTCGCTGCTCGTTGGGCCGACCAGTTCTACACCAACGAAGCGAGTATTCAAAATTTCTGGGGTGCGATTGGGACCGTTATTAAGAAAAATGCTGACAGTACTTATACATTGATGGACCCACCGGCTGGAACCAGCGCAGATGCTTGGTACTGGGATCAATCGCTCCGTGATTTCGGGCCGAAATATGTAAGTCCGTCCTTTGAAGAGAAAATTGTCCTAAATCCAGAAAGTGGAGATGGACTGAAGCTGCAACTCGATAAACTGGGCAGTGAGTATGTATCAGAACCTTTCCCAAATGTTATGTACACTTCTGAAGAATTCGAGGAACTGCCAACATTGACTACAGATATCGATAGCTATGTGAATACTATGCGTGCTCAATTTATTAGCAAAGGCGGTATTGACGAAGGTTGGGCCGCTTATGTTAAGCAACTTAATAAAATGGGTCTTGAAAAGTTAATCAAGATTCGGACTGATGCTTACAACCGTTACATGAGCGTAAAATAA
- a CDS encoding pullulanase-associated domain-containing protein, which yields MIRRWKVLTAFVMSVVMLVCLASGFIFIQPVNAEVENTVQSETTPIPDHTLRVHYQRADNQYGDMGLWLWGDVSTPSDQVGDWPAGALSFSDEHLTSYGAYVDIPIKEDARNIYFIVINKIADEKDADQKNVTLISSKLNEVWISEGSDVVSLTAPHEQNENTIRIYYERKDQNYDDWGLWLWDDVTTPSEAVGSWPTGAVAFSNSQSDKNGAYVDVPFNENAEKISFIVVNRTKDEKDGDGRSFIRLKEYQTIYLKEGNPSIYTSPYVTETESSANFPEWSKDSTIYEVNVRQYTKEGTFKAFEEHLPRLKELGVEILWMMPIHPISETNRVGSLGSYYSVSDYKAVNPEFGTIEDFKHLVDKAHEMGFTVMLDWVANHTGWDNAWIQHKDWYVTDSSGNIVSPEGWADVAELNYNNPDMRAAMIDAMKYWVRDVNIDGYRADFASGVPQDFWEEARQELDAIKPVYMLAEDDSQYGLLEKAFNSNYNWELFYNITAKIPTGTIRSGDVKKFLDNQFQKYPKGSYPMNYITSHDINSWEGSASEMLGDAEDMLAAFSFTIPGMPLIYSGQEADLNKRLEFFEKDEIDWSDLSKQTLYKQLIQIKKDNPALWNGSEGGEIKYLSVNDEHVLAFERVKDGNKVIVILNLSDVERKATVQAEDLAGSYYNYFVQSRTEITSEQEFTLEPWGYQILTSKDVDAEPTPTPTPTPTPTPSNENTSGGGITVGGPTVKPKDESVAVFDENSLKVTSEGKVTLSVNKAVKKVLLPIRAAEITGDAGIQIKFDQVTVELPVEVLIEAQKAMKESGFEQAQLQITASMVEPSAANVLLTGAQKNNSNIRLTGLLYDFNVSVISNQGKLKLLPTFTKPVTLTFNVNTDMTGIYRIGDDYSLTYVNGRTASGTIAAEVGRSDRYGALEYKVIYSDVSNLHWAFTAIQSLSAKQIIATGSDKFEPARVVTRGEFAAMLVRLLQLNPAEASYETEMAAAAQAGIVIGKGSDKLGLDDFITREEMAVLLIRAYKLHTEAPTGTLTAANHYADESSISLWAADAVKEATASGLLNGKTSNKFDPDSQLTHAEAAKVVFALLGRI from the coding sequence GTGATAAGGAGATGGAAGGTACTAACAGCATTTGTGATGAGTGTAGTTATGTTAGTTTGTTTGGCAAGCGGTTTCATCTTTATTCAACCTGTTAACGCAGAAGTGGAGAATACTGTCCAATCTGAAACCACTCCAATTCCGGATCATACACTGAGAGTTCACTATCAACGGGCAGACAATCAATATGGGGATATGGGGCTATGGTTATGGGGAGATGTGAGTACTCCATCTGACCAGGTAGGAGACTGGCCGGCTGGCGCTTTATCTTTTAGCGACGAGCATTTAACAAGTTATGGCGCTTATGTTGATATTCCTATCAAGGAAGATGCCAGGAATATTTACTTTATAGTCATTAATAAAATAGCTGACGAAAAAGATGCAGATCAGAAGAATGTAACCCTGATTTCGTCGAAACTCAATGAAGTATGGATTAGTGAAGGATCAGACGTCGTCTCATTAACGGCACCACATGAGCAGAATGAAAATACGATCCGAATCTATTATGAACGGAAAGATCAGAATTACGATGATTGGGGACTGTGGTTGTGGGATGATGTGACGACCCCGTCTGAAGCAGTGGGGAGCTGGCCAACAGGCGCAGTAGCGTTTTCCAACAGTCAGAGTGACAAGAATGGCGCCTATGTGGATGTGCCTTTCAACGAGAATGCAGAGAAAATCAGTTTTATTGTAGTTAATCGCACAAAGGATGAAAAAGATGGGGATGGACGCAGCTTCATCAGACTAAAAGAGTATCAGACGATCTACCTGAAAGAAGGGAATCCTTCTATTTATACCTCCCCTTATGTTACCGAGACTGAAAGCTCAGCCAACTTTCCTGAATGGTCCAAGGATTCTACCATTTATGAAGTGAATGTCAGACAGTACACGAAGGAAGGTACTTTCAAGGCTTTCGAAGAGCATCTGCCTCGCCTCAAGGAGCTTGGCGTAGAAATTCTGTGGATGATGCCAATCCACCCGATTTCAGAGACGAATCGAGTCGGTTCTTTAGGATCTTATTATTCTGTCTCGGACTATAAAGCAGTTAACCCTGAATTTGGAACGATAGAAGATTTCAAACATCTTGTGGATAAAGCGCATGAAATGGGCTTCACGGTAATGCTGGATTGGGTGGCCAACCATACAGGTTGGGATAACGCCTGGATACAGCATAAAGACTGGTACGTTACCGACAGCAGTGGTAACATCGTCTCCCCTGAAGGCTGGGCTGATGTTGCTGAATTGAATTATAACAATCCCGACATGCGTGCGGCGATGATTGACGCCATGAAATATTGGGTGAGAGATGTAAATATTGATGGTTACCGTGCTGACTTTGCTTCAGGCGTACCGCAGGATTTCTGGGAAGAGGCTCGGCAGGAGCTGGACGCCATCAAGCCAGTCTACATGTTGGCCGAAGACGACAGCCAATATGGTTTGTTGGAGAAAGCCTTTAATTCTAACTACAATTGGGAGTTGTTCTACAACATCACAGCTAAAATACCGACAGGAACCATCCGTAGCGGTGATGTGAAGAAATTTCTGGACAATCAATTTCAAAAATATCCAAAAGGTTCTTATCCGATGAACTATATTACATCACATGATATAAATTCGTGGGAAGGTTCGGCCTCGGAAATGCTCGGCGATGCAGAGGATATGCTGGCAGCGTTCAGTTTTACCATACCGGGTATGCCGCTTATCTACTCTGGTCAGGAAGCAGATTTGAACAAGCGGCTTGAATTTTTCGAAAAGGATGAAATCGACTGGAGTGATTTGTCCAAGCAGACATTGTACAAACAGCTTATTCAAATTAAGAAAGATAATCCTGCGCTTTGGAACGGCAGCGAAGGCGGAGAAATCAAATATTTATCTGTGAATGATGAACATGTGCTGGCCTTTGAGCGGGTGAAGGATGGCAACAAAGTGATCGTTATCCTGAATCTGTCTGATGTGGAGCGTAAAGCAACTGTACAGGCGGAAGACTTGGCAGGAAGTTATTACAATTATTTTGTCCAGTCGCGTACGGAGATCACATCGGAACAAGAGTTTACACTTGAGCCTTGGGGATATCAGATCCTTACAAGCAAAGATGTTGATGCAGAACCAACACCAACACCAACACCAACACCAACACCAACACCTAGTAATGAAAATACATCGGGAGGTGGGATCACAGTTGGAGGTCCCACTGTGAAGCCGAAGGATGAATCGGTTGCTGTATTTGACGAGAACAGCCTGAAAGTGACAAGTGAGGGTAAAGTTACACTTTCAGTGAACAAAGCTGTGAAGAAAGTACTTCTTCCAATCCGAGCTGCCGAGATTACCGGCGATGCAGGTATACAAATCAAATTTGATCAGGTTACGGTCGAGCTTCCGGTTGAAGTCTTAATTGAAGCACAAAAGGCTATGAAGGAGTCAGGTTTCGAACAAGCACAGCTTCAGATCACTGCTTCCATGGTGGAACCATCTGCTGCTAATGTTTTGCTGACGGGTGCACAGAAAAATAACAGCAACATCCGATTGACTGGGTTGTTATATGATTTCAACGTGTCGGTTATTTCTAATCAAGGAAAGCTGAAATTGCTGCCAACGTTCACGAAGCCGGTAACGCTTACCTTTAATGTGAATACCGATATGACTGGTATCTATCGGATCGGAGATGATTATAGCCTTACCTATGTAAATGGGAGAACAGCAAGCGGCACGATAGCTGCAGAGGTGGGGAGGTCCGATCGTTATGGCGCACTGGAGTATAAAGTTATCTACTCAGATGTGAGCAACCTCCACTGGGCTTTCACGGCGATACAATCATTGTCGGCGAAGCAGATTATAGCTACGGGTTCTGATAAGTTTGAGCCGGCCAGAGTGGTAACGCGTGGCGAGTTTGCCGCGATGCTGGTTAGGCTGCTTCAGCTAAATCCAGCTGAAGCATCATATGAAACCGAGATGGCCGCCGCTGCACAGGCAGGCATCGTGATTGGTAAAGGCAGCGACAAGTTGGGATTGGACGATTTTATCACCAGAGAGGAAATGGCTGTTTTGCTGATCCGTGCGTATAAGCTTCACACCGAAGCTCCTACCGGAACGCTAACCGCTGCCAACCACTACGCGGATGAATCCAGTATTTCACTCTGGGCGGCCGATGCTGTTAAAGAAGCCACCGCATCCGGTCTGTTGAACGGAAAGACAAGTAACAAGTTCGACCCGGATTCACAGCTTACCCACGCAGAAGCTGCGAAAGTTGTCTTCGCCCTGCTGGGACGGATCTGA
- a CDS encoding SRPBCC family protein, which produces MITVKTQIEISAPIQLCFDLARDIEIHTKTVWIHTKEKAIMGVTSGLIGPGQSVTFEATHFLVRQKLTSKITDYNEPFLFVDEMQKGAFKRLKHLHEFKELGGKTLMTDTLHFEAPFGLLGRAVERIILEKYMKRFLEHRNNELKKLAEATNFR; this is translated from the coding sequence TTGATTACTGTTAAGACCCAAATTGAAATCTCTGCACCTATTCAGCTCTGTTTTGACTTAGCCAGAGACATTGAAATACATACAAAAACAGTTTGGATACACACAAAAGAAAAAGCAATCATGGGAGTTACCTCGGGACTGATCGGACCTGGCCAATCGGTAACATTTGAAGCCACTCATTTCTTAGTGAGACAAAAATTAACTTCAAAAATTACCGATTATAATGAACCATTTTTATTTGTGGATGAAATGCAGAAGGGTGCATTTAAGAGATTAAAACACTTACATGAATTTAAAGAACTTGGTGGAAAGACATTGATGACTGATACGTTGCATTTTGAAGCCCCATTTGGGCTTTTGGGACGGGCAGTTGAAAGGATCATACTTGAAAAATACATGAAAAGGTTTTTAGAACATCGAAATAATGAATTAAAGAAATTGGCTGAAGCCACTAACTTCAGATAA